A DNA window from Doryrhamphus excisus isolate RoL2022-K1 chromosome 2, RoL_Dexc_1.0, whole genome shotgun sequence contains the following coding sequences:
- the lpar1 gene encoding lysophosphatidic acid receptor 1 isoform X2, translated as MKRLKTYESMETTIMDEEQCYYNESIAFFYNRSGKYLAKDWNTVSRLVMGLGITVCIFIMLANLLVMIAIYVNRRFHFPIYYLMANLAAADFFAGLAYFYLMFNTGPNTRRLTVSTWLLRQGLIDTSLTASVANLLAIAIERHITVFRMQLHTRMSNRRVVVVIVIIWTMSIVMGAIPSVGWNCICSIKSCSNMAPLYSNSYLVFWAVFNLVTFVVMVTLYAHIFVYVRQRTMRMSRHSSGPRRNRDTMMSLLKTVAIVLGAFIICWTPGLVILLLDVFCASCNVLTYEKFFLLLAEFNSAMNPIIYSYRDKEMSATFRQILCCQRQENVNGTTAEGSDRSASSINHTVLSGGLHHHHHNEHSVV; from the exons ATGAAAAGATTGAAGACATATG AGAGCATGGAAACCACCATAATGGATGAGGAACAGTGCTACTACAATGAAAGCATTGCCTTCTTCTACAACCGCAGTGGCAAATACCTAGCGAAAGACTGGAACACAGTCAGCCGCCTGGTGATGGGTCTTGGCATCACGGTCTGCATCTTCATCATGCTTGCCAACCTCCTGGTGATGATCGCCATCTATGTCAACCGGAGATTCCACTTCCCCATCTACTACTTGATGGCTAACCTGGCAGCTGCTGACTTCTTTGCTGGACTGGCCTACTTCTACTTGATGTTCAACACGGGCCCAAACACAAGGCGACTGACTGTTTCAACATGGCTGCTGCGCCAAGGCTTGATCGACACGAGCCTGACGGCGTCGGTGGCCAACCTCCTTGCCATCGCCATCGAACGGCACATCACTGTGTTCCGCATGCAGCTGCACACGCGCATGAGTAACCGccgtgtggtggtggtgattgTCATAATCTGGACCATGTCCATAGTCATGGGCGCCATCCCCAGTGTGGGCTGGAATTGTATCTGCAGTATTAAATCCTGCTCCAACATGGCCCCACTTTACAGCAACTCCTACCTAGTCTTCTGGGCCGTCTTTAACCTCGTGACATTTGTTGTTATGGTGACACTCTACGCCCACATCTTTGTCTACGTGCGCCAAAGGACCATGAGGATGTCACGCCACAGCTCCGGACCGAGACGCAACCGAGACACAATGATGTCGCTTCTGAAAACCGTGGCAATTGTGTTGG GTGCATTCATCATCTGCTGGACCCCCGGGctcgtcatcctcctcctggaCGTCTTCTGTGCCAGCTGCAACGTTCTCACCTATGAAAAGTTCTTCCTTCTTCTTGCTGAGTTCAACTCCGCCATGAATCCCATCATCTACTCCTACCGCGACAAGGAGATGAGCGCCACCTTCAGGCAGATCCTGTGCTGCCAGAGGCAAGAGAACGTCAACGGGACGACAGCGGAGGGCTCTGACCGTTCGGCGTCGTCCATCAACCACACGGTGCTCAGTGGCGGCTtgcaccaccatcaccacaatGAACACTCAGTGGTATAA
- the lpar1 gene encoding lysophosphatidic acid receptor 1 isoform X3: protein METTIMDEEQCYYNESIAFFYNRSGKYLAKDWNTVSRLVMGLGITVCIFIMLANLLVMIAIYVNRRFHFPIYYLMANLAAADFFAGLAYFYLMFNTGPNTRRLTVSTWLLRQGLIDTSLTASVANLLAIAIERHITVFRMQLHTRMSNRRVVVVIVIIWTMSIVMGAIPSVGWNCICSIKSCSNMAPLYSNSYLVFWAVFNLVTFVVMVTLYAHIFVYVRQRTMRMSRHSSGPRRNRDTMMSLLKTVAIVLGAFIICWTPGLVILLLDVFCASCNVLTYEKFFLLLAEFNSAMNPIIYSYRDKEMSATFRQILCCQRQENVNGTTAEGSDRSASSINHTVLSGGLHHHHHNEHSVV from the exons ATGGAAACCACCATAATGGATGAGGAACAGTGCTACTACAATGAAAGCATTGCCTTCTTCTACAACCGCAGTGGCAAATACCTAGCGAAAGACTGGAACACAGTCAGCCGCCTGGTGATGGGTCTTGGCATCACGGTCTGCATCTTCATCATGCTTGCCAACCTCCTGGTGATGATCGCCATCTATGTCAACCGGAGATTCCACTTCCCCATCTACTACTTGATGGCTAACCTGGCAGCTGCTGACTTCTTTGCTGGACTGGCCTACTTCTACTTGATGTTCAACACGGGCCCAAACACAAGGCGACTGACTGTTTCAACATGGCTGCTGCGCCAAGGCTTGATCGACACGAGCCTGACGGCGTCGGTGGCCAACCTCCTTGCCATCGCCATCGAACGGCACATCACTGTGTTCCGCATGCAGCTGCACACGCGCATGAGTAACCGccgtgtggtggtggtgattgTCATAATCTGGACCATGTCCATAGTCATGGGCGCCATCCCCAGTGTGGGCTGGAATTGTATCTGCAGTATTAAATCCTGCTCCAACATGGCCCCACTTTACAGCAACTCCTACCTAGTCTTCTGGGCCGTCTTTAACCTCGTGACATTTGTTGTTATGGTGACACTCTACGCCCACATCTTTGTCTACGTGCGCCAAAGGACCATGAGGATGTCACGCCACAGCTCCGGACCGAGACGCAACCGAGACACAATGATGTCGCTTCTGAAAACCGTGGCAATTGTGTTGG GTGCATTCATCATCTGCTGGACCCCCGGGctcgtcatcctcctcctggaCGTCTTCTGTGCCAGCTGCAACGTTCTCACCTATGAAAAGTTCTTCCTTCTTCTTGCTGAGTTCAACTCCGCCATGAATCCCATCATCTACTCCTACCGCGACAAGGAGATGAGCGCCACCTTCAGGCAGATCCTGTGCTGCCAGAGGCAAGAGAACGTCAACGGGACGACAGCGGAGGGCTCTGACCGTTCGGCGTCGTCCATCAACCACACGGTGCTCAGTGGCGGCTtgcaccaccatcaccacaatGAACACTCAGTGGTATAA
- the lpar1 gene encoding lysophosphatidic acid receptor 1 isoform X1 has product MSPLSTAFFCCACILLSSCLALSFESMETTIMDEEQCYYNESIAFFYNRSGKYLAKDWNTVSRLVMGLGITVCIFIMLANLLVMIAIYVNRRFHFPIYYLMANLAAADFFAGLAYFYLMFNTGPNTRRLTVSTWLLRQGLIDTSLTASVANLLAIAIERHITVFRMQLHTRMSNRRVVVVIVIIWTMSIVMGAIPSVGWNCICSIKSCSNMAPLYSNSYLVFWAVFNLVTFVVMVTLYAHIFVYVRQRTMRMSRHSSGPRRNRDTMMSLLKTVAIVLGAFIICWTPGLVILLLDVFCASCNVLTYEKFFLLLAEFNSAMNPIIYSYRDKEMSATFRQILCCQRQENVNGTTAEGSDRSASSINHTVLSGGLHHHHHNEHSVV; this is encoded by the exons AGAGCATGGAAACCACCATAATGGATGAGGAACAGTGCTACTACAATGAAAGCATTGCCTTCTTCTACAACCGCAGTGGCAAATACCTAGCGAAAGACTGGAACACAGTCAGCCGCCTGGTGATGGGTCTTGGCATCACGGTCTGCATCTTCATCATGCTTGCCAACCTCCTGGTGATGATCGCCATCTATGTCAACCGGAGATTCCACTTCCCCATCTACTACTTGATGGCTAACCTGGCAGCTGCTGACTTCTTTGCTGGACTGGCCTACTTCTACTTGATGTTCAACACGGGCCCAAACACAAGGCGACTGACTGTTTCAACATGGCTGCTGCGCCAAGGCTTGATCGACACGAGCCTGACGGCGTCGGTGGCCAACCTCCTTGCCATCGCCATCGAACGGCACATCACTGTGTTCCGCATGCAGCTGCACACGCGCATGAGTAACCGccgtgtggtggtggtgattgTCATAATCTGGACCATGTCCATAGTCATGGGCGCCATCCCCAGTGTGGGCTGGAATTGTATCTGCAGTATTAAATCCTGCTCCAACATGGCCCCACTTTACAGCAACTCCTACCTAGTCTTCTGGGCCGTCTTTAACCTCGTGACATTTGTTGTTATGGTGACACTCTACGCCCACATCTTTGTCTACGTGCGCCAAAGGACCATGAGGATGTCACGCCACAGCTCCGGACCGAGACGCAACCGAGACACAATGATGTCGCTTCTGAAAACCGTGGCAATTGTGTTGG GTGCATTCATCATCTGCTGGACCCCCGGGctcgtcatcctcctcctggaCGTCTTCTGTGCCAGCTGCAACGTTCTCACCTATGAAAAGTTCTTCCTTCTTCTTGCTGAGTTCAACTCCGCCATGAATCCCATCATCTACTCCTACCGCGACAAGGAGATGAGCGCCACCTTCAGGCAGATCCTGTGCTGCCAGAGGCAAGAGAACGTCAACGGGACGACAGCGGAGGGCTCTGACCGTTCGGCGTCGTCCATCAACCACACGGTGCTCAGTGGCGGCTtgcaccaccatcaccacaatGAACACTCAGTGGTATAA